CTTACATATCAAGAAGAAGATGAAAAGTTTTATATACCAGAAAATCTATATATTATAGGTACCATGAATACAGCAGATAGATCCATTGCTATGGTAGACTATGCACTTAGAAGAAGATTTGCATTTATTGATATAGAACCAGCATTTAATAACCCTGTATTAAAAGATTACTTTGTTCAATATTTAGGAAATGATATGTCTAGTAAAATAATAAACAAAATAACATCATTAAATAAAGTAATAGAAAAAGATAATCTAGACTTAGGAAAGGGTTATAGGATAGGGCATAGTTATTTTACACCTACAGAAGAAATAAAAGATGTTGAAAGTTGGTATAAAAGAATAATAAAAATGGAGATAGAACCATTAATAAGGGAGTATTGGTTTGATAAAAGTGAATACGAACTAAAACAGAAAGTAGATGATCTACTTGAAGACTAGAAATATACCAATACAGAATATTTATTATATGCTTTGTTATGCATGGAATAGAGGTATAGAAAAAGATAACATAGATTTAAACGGAGTAAAAGGTAATAATATATATGATTTACTTACCTTAGTTTTATGTAAGTCTATTTCAAAGATAATAAAAAAAGGTATTTATAAAGAGTATACAAATCACAATGAAGAAACATATTCGTTAAAAGGAAAAATAAACTTTAGTGATAGCTTAAAAAGAAATAGTTTCAACAATGGTAGAGCCATTTGTGAATTTGATGATTTCAGTGATGATATAGAACATAATCAAATAATTAAAGCAACTCTATATATAATTCTTAAATCAAAAAATATAGATAAAAACCTAAAAGAGGATGTAATGAGGATTTATCATTATTTTTCTAATATTACTAATATTAATATTAGTAGACACCATTTTGAAAAGGCGAAAATACATAGAAACAACAGATATTACAAGTTACCATTAGACATTTGTAAACTAATATACAATGATATTATTGCAGATGAAAATGATGGTAGTATTTCATTTAATTATAAAGAAGAAGAAAAGATATCTTATATATTTGAAGATTTTGTAAGAAGTTTTTATAATATTCACTTAAGTGACAGTAAAGTATATAGGGAGGATATAAAATGGGATGTAAAAATTGATGATTCATTTTTACCCAAAATGCAAACTGATATTACTATAAAAACTCCAAGTAAAGTAATTATTATGGATACTAAATACTACAAAAATACTTTAGCTAGTAACATGAAATCAGAGAAATATCATAGCAGCAATATGTATCAAATATTTTCATATTTGAAAAATGCTGAAGCTAAAGGTGAAAAATACTTAAATTCAACAGGGATACTTTTATATCCTAAAGTAGATAAAGATTTAAACAATATCTATGAAATACAAGGACATATATTAAAAATATGCACAATTAATTTAAATGATGAATGGATAAATATACATAATAGATTGCTAGAAATAGTAAATTAAATGCTAAGAATATTGTATAAGAGCAACCGTAAGTTAATATAAAAAATGGAGGAGAAAATAAAACCGACTCCATTTTATTATTTATAGAATTTAAATTGTTATCAACATACTCATCTAGCGTATAAAGAATCAAATTATTACAGAAAACTGTTTTTATAAAAAACTTTACAGTATAGAAAAATTATAAAAATACAGATTTTTTTATACACTCAATCTTTGGGGGATTTAATTATACTAAAATGTTTTAGTGCGTGATACTGAAATGTAAGACTATACGGTAATTATAGAGTTAACTAATGTTTATAATTAGGAAATTTATGTAAGTTTATAAAAATATTTATATATATATATAAAACTGTTAAAATAAAAGTATAAATACTAAAGTAGGAGGTGTTTCAATTGGGGGGAAATACAGCAAAATACTCTATATCAATATACAAAAACAAACTAGATATAGAAACAACACAAAAAATATTACAATACCTAAAAAATGGAATCACAGTATTTTTATTCATAAAAGAAACAATAAACAAGCAAAACCTAATACAAGAACTACAAAGTGCCATAAATAATTATTTCCTAGTAATTATCCAAATAAACAACACTTTATTTGAAGAAGGAATAAAAACACTAGACTACAAAATAATTGACACCGAATTCTATAACAAGATATGTCAAGATAAAGAAAATGAATTCAACAACCAGCAATTTGGCATAGTTCATTCAAAAGTAGATGCAAATATACTTATCAGAGCTGGAGCAGGGACAGGTAAAACTACAGCAATGATAAACCGTATACTATTTCTAAAACATATAAACAAATACTTCAAACTAAACGAAGTAGTACTAATAACATTTACAAATGAAGCAACTATACAAATGCGTGAAAGGCTAATAAAAAGAATAGAAGATTATTATAATCTTACTAAAAATAACATGTACCTAAAATGGTTAGATGAAGTAGCAAACATGAGAATACAAACGATACACTCATTTGCTAGAGACGTGCTAGAAAGGCATGGAGAGCATCTAGGATTTTATGATAACTTTAAAATAACAACATTTAAGTACAAAAGATATAGACTAATAGAAAAATATATAGAAGAATTTAAGAACTCTCAAGATGGCAAGATATACTGTACATTTGAAACAATACCTCAGTATGAACTTATAAAAAAGATAGTAGCAGTAATAGAGAAACTTGATAACTTTGCAGTTGATACAAACTCTATAAACTATAACGTAAACTTTGGGCTAGATGATTTAGGATTTAGCAAAATGCTTGAATATATAATTAAAAATGTGACAAATGAACTAGAAGAAATAAAAAAAGAAACTAACTCATGGGAAATTAATGATTTAATAAAAAAATTACCAAACTTAGAATTTAAGAGCGGGCATAATCTAGATTTTAAAATTCTAATGGTAGATGAGTTCCAAGATACAGATAAGACTCAAGTAGATTTTATATCTTGGATAATCGAACATTCAAACTCTAGAATATTTGTAGTTGGCGATGAAAAGCAAAGTATATATAGATTTAGGGGAGCTGATTATACTGCATTTGAACAACTAAAGGAAAAATTTAAAGAAATATCAGTAGAAGAACTAAATGAATTTAGTCTAGTAAGAAACTATAGAACAAATAGGAGTTTATTAAGCAACATTGATGAATGGTTTGTAAATATAGGTAATAAGGTAGATAGATTTAATTATAATGAAATTGATAGAATATACTCTTTAAAAAACAATGACCTAGAGAATGAAATTGAAATTAAGAACTTGGAGATATCACAAAGTAGAATTGATTTAATAAAAGAGGTTTTGTTAAATAAAAAACAAGATGAAGAGTTATGTATACTAGTCAGACGTAATAGTGATGTAGATGAAATAAAGCAACTGTGTGATGAAAATAGAGTACCTTGCGAAGTAACATCTACAGGAGATTTCTTTAGAAGCGAGCCTGTAAGAAATCTGTATATAATGATAAAATCTTTGATAAATAAAAATGACAATAGAGTTATATATTCATTACTTAATACTTCTTATTGTAAGGAGAGTATTGATAAAATCAATTTACTGAAAAATATATCTTTTGATGACTATACTATGAGTAATTATCTAAAAGAATATATGCAGAAAATTGGATGGAATAAATACATTGATAAATCAATAGTAGAATCACCTATTAGTTTAATAGAAGAAATTATAAAAGAAGTAAAACCAGAAGTTCAGTACTTTAAAAAGCAACTAGGTAAGTTTACTAAAGAAGATGCAAAGGTAATGGCAACTGAATATAAAATGAACTTAGATCATTGTATATTTTTAATAAGAAAAAACTTTAGTGGAAATATAGCCACATTAAACAGTATAGAAAACTATTTAAGAATAAATATACAAACTAATGATGTAGAAAGTATGAAAAAGATAAGTGACTCATTTAAGAAAAGCTTCGTAAAGTGTATGACTATACACAAGGCGAAAGGTCTAGAGTTTGACTATGTTATAGTACCAGAAACAACACACGAATTTATATCTAATAAAAGGGATATAGAGGTAATAGTAAATAGAGATGAATTTGAAAATATAAATATTGCGTATAAATTAGTATTAGGAAATGATATAAAAACAGTAAGCAACAACTTATTTAAAGACTTAAATTATGATGAGAAGCAAGAAATAATAGGGGAAGAAACTAGATTATTTTATGTTGCTTTGACTAGGGCTAAAAAAGAACTTTATGTTCATAAAAAGAGTATAACGTCATCCTATGTTAACTCATGGATGACACTAATTCCGGAGGAAGAATATAATGTTTAGGGTGGAGAAACATGACAACTCTTATGAATATTTTTCGAGTATAGATTTAAATGAAAATGCCATGCATATAACATCAAATTTATCATTAGAAAAGTTATTTTTAGAGTTAAAAAATGATGATATAAATAAATGGAAAATAAAAAGTATAGAACATTTATTAGGTGATATTTATCCTAAGCTATATGATTCTATAAATGTTAATAGACTAAAAATTGAATTAAGAAATATTTTAATAAATAATGATGTAGACCAAAACTTAATGCAAGAAGAGAATTTAAGTATATTATTTAGTGATTTTAAGTTCTTAATTGAAAGTGGTATAAGAGTTATACCAAGTATAAATGGTATTAATGATGAACAAGAAACTATCATAAAAGTATTTAATCGATTTGTACAAAATAAAAGTGCACAAAGTATAATAAAGGAGCTATCTTCAGCTACTAATTTAAAGGATAAGTATATAAATAATAACAATGCTAATATACAAAAAATATATTTATATAACTTTAACAATTTACATTTATCAAGAATGGTATTTTTTAATAGATTAAAGTATTTAGGTTATGAGGTAGTTTTTAGAATACCACAGTTTAATATTGGTGCAATTGATGAACCATGGAAGAACTTATATACAAAAAAGTTATTCAAATGGGATGATAGTACCTATAAAAGACATAATCATATAAAAGAAAGTTCTTATATTAATTATATTGAAGGAAAAGAAATAAAAAATGATGAGAGAAAAATTATATTCAAAGAGTTTTTAGGTAGCTTTGAATTTAAAAATGAATTACATAATGATAAAAATAAGGATGTATCATACTATGCACTAGATACAATATTAATAAATCAAGTGTTTGATATAGATGAAGATAAAGAGTATAATATGCCATTAGTTAGGTTTATGGTAAATATGTATAACTGTAAAAATAAAAATGGAGATATATACATTAACTATGGATTGCTAACAGAGCTTATTACTTCAGGGTGGATAGAGATAAAAGAAGGTAATAGGATTATAAATGGCATTGATTATTTAGATTTTATGAAAAATCTAGAAAGCTACTTTGAAGGTGTAAATACTATAGATGATATAATTAATAGAATTGAAGAGCTTAGATACCTAAAACTTGCTAGTGATACTATAGAAAATGAAGTTAAACAAAAAATTGGTAAAGATAGGGTAAAAATGTTTTTATCAAATCCTTTTAGATGTATTTCATATGTAAATATTGAAAATTATGATATTACATTAATTCAGTTCAAAACATTAGTAGAAAGATTAAGGTATATACTAAAAAATACTTTAAAAAGAGAAGATGAATTTCAAGATTATAATAAAAACTGTGAATTCATAAAAGGAATAATGAAGAGAAATGAGTTTATTAACAATCTAAAAGAGGATGATAATTATAAAGATACTATAAAGAAAATATACACCGTATTAAATTACTCTCATGATATTGAATTTATATATAAGGAAGATATAAAAGAGCTAATATATATACTTATGCATAATGGCAATAAAAATAAAAATAATCAAATACTACCTATTGATACTTTAGATGGAGATTGGCAAAGAAATGTATATGATCAAATTCATATAACTGATTTATCTTTTAAAGCTTATCAAAAATACTTAGAATCCAAGAAAATAATAGGTAAGTATATAAATCACAAGTTTATAGAAAAAATCTTAGATACAGATTTTTATAAAGAACATTATGAACTAAGAAGAAGTTTACAAATATCAAAATTATCAGTAAATAATATAGAACAGTTTTTTAGCTTTGATATAGCAAACTTAATAGTAAATTATAAAGGTACTATTGTACTTAGTTTTATAAAAAATCTAAGAGATGGTGATAGTGAAAGTATTTTGCTTAGAATATTAAAAAACTTATATAAAAAAGAAGAGACTAGTGAAAATAATTTATTAGATTATCTAGATGATGTAGAAATTGAAGATATAAAAAAGGAGCCTTATATAATTACTAATGATATAAGTAACAAAAACAAACTTATATCTCCTGTAGGATTTAGAGATTTAGACTTTTGTTATATGAAGTTTATTTATTCCAATATATTAGAATCAAATGTAGTATATGAAACAGATTTTCATCATAGACTAGTGTTTTCAACCTTGATATCACTGCTAAAAAGGGATATTCCTAACTATGAAGAAAACCTAAAGAACTTTATATTTCCTATTTTCCCTCAGTGGAATGATACTACTAAGGAAAATATGATAATAACAAATACTATGAATTTCTCTTTAAAGGATTATTATTTATATGAAAATATAAACTATCCTAAAAATATTGATAGATTACAAATCCTTAGAAGTAAGTATTTAGTTACAGAAAAATATAAAGTGAAAAATAGATATGAAGATAATAAACTGGATACAGAAAAATTATTTGATGAATTTGTTATAAAATATTTAAGTAACGAAGAATTATCTCATCAAGGTAGACACTGTACTATGTGTCCACATATTTTAATTTGCCAGAAGGGGGAGTATGTAGTTGAGCGAACTAATTAATAGAAATGATTTTATAAATTTTTTTTCTAATGTAGCTAAAAGTTGGCAGCATTATATTGATTATAATTTCTTCGAAGATATAGAACTTTCTCCTGACCAAATTAAAATAATAGACCATGATGAAGACCAAATGTTAATCAATGGATATGCAGGAACAGGAAAAAGTATTACGCTATTGTATAAGTTTATAAATACAATAATAAGAGAAGGAGAGCCTAAGAGGGTTTTATATATTTCATATAATCATACCCTTATAGCTGATACTAGAAAAAAATTACAGGGAAGTGAAGCGTATAGAGTAAATAAACAAAGGCACTATGTAGATGTTACTACTTATCATGAAATGGCATATAAACTATTAAAAGATTTAGGTGTAATAGATAAAAAGAAGAACTCTAAATTAACCCAAGATGAAATAATAAGAAATGAATCTTTAGCCTTAGTTAGAATAGGTTCGGTATTGAATAAATATAAAACTGAAGGAAATAAAGAATTTGATAGTGTACCTAAAGACGAAAAATTATATTCTACTCACAATGAGTATTTTGTAAGGGACGAAATAAAGTGGATGAAAGAAAATGGATTTATTACTAAAGAGGAGTATTTAGAAGTAGAAAGAAAGGGGCGCTCAAGAAGTATTCGTCTTACTAAGAAACAAAGAAATACTATATTCAAGATATTTGTAGAATACACTAGAATGCTTAAAGAACAGTTCTATAATCATATGGACTTAGAAGATTATGCGCTTGAGCTATTAAATAATAATAGATGGATAGATAATAATTATAAATATGATTATGTTTTTGTAGATGAGGTGCAAGATTTACAACCTATGCAAATTAAGTCATTGGTAATGTTAACTAAAAAATCTTTAATAATATCTGGGGATCCGAGGCAAACAATTCATAGAAGAAGTCCATATTCATATGAAAAGTTAGGAATAAACATAAATGAAAAAGGTAGAAGTAGAACATTAAATAAAAACTATAGATGTAGCGCACAAATAATGAGGCTTGCCAATTCTTTAAACTTTGATAATGGAGATCACAAGCTAGACAAGAGAAACTTTGTAAGAGATGGAGACAAACCAATTATAGTGAGTTGCAAAAATTCAGAATCCGAAATAGAATATGTAATACAAAAAATAAAGGAAATTCATTTAAATAATCCTAATGAAACGGTAGCTATAATTCATAGAGAAGAAAGTGGGCTTTCTATTAAGTGTTCAGAAAACTTAAATAAACTAAAAAGGCATTTTATGTATGTTGCAGATACTAAAAACTATGGAGCTAAGTTTGACCCTAATAGTAAAAAGCAAATTTTTTATGCTTCAGCATATGACATAAAAGGTTTGGAATTTGACCATACTTTCTTAATACAGTTTGATGATGAAAACTATCCTAAAAAATCAAGGATTCAAGAACTATTAAAAAATGAAGATATTGATGAGTCTATGATAAAGGATGATATAGATGAAATAAAAAATATAGAGAAAAAACTACTATATGTTGCAATGACTAGAGCTAAAAAGAATCTGTATATAACATACAGTGACAATATATCAGAGTTTGCAAATGATTTTGATAAGCAAGATTACAATATAATAACATATTAGTAGCAAGGGGGAGGAACGTTGAAACTTGATAAAACTAGATGCATACGAAAAGAGAATAGTACTTTGATATGCATTGATAATATAGATACAAATGAAACCTTAATGTTAGACGAAGAATATATATTTATAGAAAATATAAAAACAACTCAAGATATTGTAATTACAAGAAAGACTATAATACTTGGTGATATAGAGTGTAACTTTTTAAATGCATTAGGAGAGGTAATATGCTATGGAAACATTAAAGCTAACACAATATATACTAATAAAGATATAGAGTGTTTTAAAGATATAGCTTATAATAGTTTGCTTGGAGGTAATATAAATAAGAAAAGTACACAAGAGGATATAAAGGAAATAGAAGTAATAAAAGAGGTAGAAGTTGTCAAAGAAATTGAGAAAATTAAAGAAGTAGAAATTGAAGTTAATCCTCTAGAAGATATTAGAATTGATAATGATACATTACCAGATCAACTTACATTAATAGATGATTTTAAAGAAAAGATAATGAATTATATAGATAGTGAGTTAGTATTTTTAGATGAAAACATATTAGTAGAGGATTTAGAACAAATTGGCCTTACATTTATTGAGTTTAAAAAGTATAGTGAATTATTATCAAAAATTTTAGAATATTCAGAAACAATACAAATAAAGACTTTAAATGATTATATAGAATTTTTAAATATAATCAAATATATTCCAACATGGCTAGAAGAAATAGATATTGTACAAGAGATTATTAACAAACATAAAATAGTTGATGAAGATGAATTATTAGAAATGGATATTAACATTGATACTCAAAATGAATTTGTTGATTTAGTAGGCCATATCAACAACTGCAAAGATTTATTAGCAGAAGCTTATGAGTATGTATCTTATCATGTAATAACTAAATATTACAAAATTATAAAAGAAGGTTTAAATCTTGAAATAGAACTAGAAAAAAAATCAAAGGATGATATTGCAAATATTATCAAAGAAGCTGCAAAAGAGTTAGATGATAAAACTAATTTAGAAGAATTATATGATAAATATATATGGGATAAGGGATTACTCATAGAAGGCAAAGTTATAGATGTCGATAATGAACATATTTATATGACACCAAATAATGAAGAAAGAAATAAACATGTTTCTATAAAGATGAAGAAACACTTTATAAATAGATATAAACCAGATGATATACTATATGGTCATATTTCGGAAGTAGAAATGAAAGACAATTGTATAGAAGTAACCATTTCAAATGAATCAGAAAATATGCCCAGGTTATTGTTTAATAAGTTAAGAGAAAAATATGGACTTAACAAATGTACAATACAAAAATACAAAAGAATAAAAGGAAAGAGTACGTGTATAGTAATAGTTGTATTTGATGGTAAAGATTATGAGGAAGAGATAGACAATATTTCTAGAGAAATGAAAAAATATTTAAATGGTGAACATGTAGGTATATTTATATACGATAAAAGTGTAGAAAAATTTGCATCAAACATATTAGGTATCGATGAACTTGATATAAAGATAGACAAGGTAAGTAGAAAATGTATTGCCGTAGTAGACAAAGCAGATGAATTTAGAATTAGAGATTTATTAGAAAAGCAAGAATCTAACATGAAAAATATATATGAGTACGAAATAGAAATTAAGAATAAACCATCAATAAGCACTCAAAATATTAAAATAAACAATGAAGTAAATATAGATGTAAAAACTACAGATATAGTTACACCTGAATATACAAATAGTGAAATCTATACGAATATTTTGAAGGAAAAAGGAAATATAATAAGTGGCAAGATAACTAGTATTTCATCTAAAAAAATTCAAGTGGATATTGGATATGATGCAGAATCAATAATTAAATATTTTAACAAGGATATATTACATACTTATAAAGTAGGCGACTATATAGAAGCACGTATTAATAATCTAAGTAAGAAGGAAGATGGTAGTGTTAGAGTTATACTTTCTAGAGATGATGTTGACTTTGTGAAAGCATGTCTAAAAGAAGTTAGAAATAATTTGGGATATAAGCACATTACATTTAAAACAGCTAAGAAACTACCTAATGAAAAAGAATATGTTGCATCAGCTAATATTGGAGATATCAATATAGTAGATATAGAAAAGCAATTATTAGATATAAAAATAAAAGTAGAAGACAAACTACACAATGAAATAGTAAATATTTATCAATACAGTAAAGACGTAGTACAGCAAATAAGAAATATAACAAAAATTAAATTGAAGGAAATAAACATAAATAGGAAAATAAGCGTATGTAATATTAATTGTGAAAAAGAAGAGTACGAATTAGTAAAGTCTAAGAAAGAAGTAATTGAAGCATTAACAGCATATAAAACTTTAAATATAATTGAGCCAAAAGTAAAAGATTCAGCAACCAGTAGAACTATAAGTATAATTGGTAGTTCAAATTATAGTGAAAGTTACTTTAGCAATGTGTTTACAAGAATAAAAAATGAACTAAATATTAAGTATTATAACATAAAAAAGTGCTCATACAGTGATGTTTATGGTGCGTTACTTGTTATAGAAAATAAGTCTAAATCAAGTACACATGAAGAGATAACGTTTATAGAAAGTTTAATGAATAAAGAATGTAAACAGGATATAGTTAAAATTGTTGAATTTAAATATGATGCAAGTAGCTTTTTAAGTGATTTGTTTGATGTAGAGGTAAGAGATATTCAACAAGTTCCAGGGAAGTTTTATATAAATAACTTAGATGAAAGCAAGATGGGTAAGTATAATTTTATCCGTGATGAAGTTTTAAAGATTGTAAACTACAAAATTGAAATATAAATTTTTACTCTGGCTATGATTAAAATCATAGCCCTATTTGTATTGATTCCTTTAATATGTAAGTATAAATTGGTAATTAACCTAAGTAAACTATTTAGGATAGTTAGTAGTGACTAAGTTATCATAGACAATTGTACTAGACATTTAAGTTTACTAGAAATTATAATAAGTGAGTATACAAAAAAGCTAATGATATAGAGTTAAATAAAAATATCTGAAACATATAATAAAAAGTGGTAGTATTTTACTTTTTATTGCTGTATGTACAATTCAACTCACCTTCAACATATTTATCCAAAGCATAAACAATCAAATTATTAACACTTCTCTTTTCATGCTTAGCAAGAATCTCCAACTTACATTTAAGTTCTTTAGGAATAGTCAAAGAAGTCCTCATATTAACATCTTTATTAATCATAACATCACCTCATCCGTATTATATCCAAAAAATTCCGTTCATAACACAGTGATTTTAGTAAAACCTAATAGTAGCACTAAATATGCATCACTATGATACGGAGGTAGTATTTATGCCA
Above is a genomic segment from Romboutsia lituseburensis containing:
- the mcrC gene encoding 5-methylcytosine-specific restriction endonuclease system specificity protein McrC, with translation MKTRNIPIQNIYYMLCYAWNRGIEKDNIDLNGVKGNNIYDLLTLVLCKSISKIIKKGIYKEYTNHNEETYSLKGKINFSDSLKRNSFNNGRAICEFDDFSDDIEHNQIIKATLYIILKSKNIDKNLKEDVMRIYHYFSNITNINISRHHFEKAKIHRNNRYYKLPLDICKLIYNDIIADENDGSISFNYKEEEKISYIFEDFVRSFYNIHLSDSKVYREDIKWDVKIDDSFLPKMQTDITIKTPSKVIIMDTKYYKNTLASNMKSEKYHSSNMYQIFSYLKNAEAKGEKYLNSTGILLYPKVDKDLNNIYEIQGHILKICTINLNDEWINIHNRLLEIVN
- a CDS encoding UvrD-helicase domain-containing protein — its product is MGGNTAKYSISIYKNKLDIETTQKILQYLKNGITVFLFIKETINKQNLIQELQSAINNYFLVIIQINNTLFEEGIKTLDYKIIDTEFYNKICQDKENEFNNQQFGIVHSKVDANILIRAGAGTGKTTAMINRILFLKHINKYFKLNEVVLITFTNEATIQMRERLIKRIEDYYNLTKNNMYLKWLDEVANMRIQTIHSFARDVLERHGEHLGFYDNFKITTFKYKRYRLIEKYIEEFKNSQDGKIYCTFETIPQYELIKKIVAVIEKLDNFAVDTNSINYNVNFGLDDLGFSKMLEYIIKNVTNELEEIKKETNSWEINDLIKKLPNLEFKSGHNLDFKILMVDEFQDTDKTQVDFISWIIEHSNSRIFVVGDEKQSIYRFRGADYTAFEQLKEKFKEISVEELNEFSLVRNYRTNRSLLSNIDEWFVNIGNKVDRFNYNEIDRIYSLKNNDLENEIEIKNLEISQSRIDLIKEVLLNKKQDEELCILVRRNSDVDEIKQLCDENRVPCEVTSTGDFFRSEPVRNLYIMIKSLINKNDNRVIYSLLNTSYCKESIDKINLLKNISFDDYTMSNYLKEYMQKIGWNKYIDKSIVESPISLIEEIIKEVKPEVQYFKKQLGKFTKEDAKVMATEYKMNLDHCIFLIRKNFSGNIATLNSIENYLRINIQTNDVESMKKISDSFKKSFVKCMTIHKAKGLEFDYVIVPETTHEFISNKRDIEVIVNRDEFENINIAYKLVLGNDIKTVSNNLFKDLNYDEKQEIIGEETRLFYVALTRAKKELYVHKKSITSSYVNSWMTLIPEEEYNV
- a CDS encoding 3'-5' exonuclease; translated protein: MSELINRNDFINFFSNVAKSWQHYIDYNFFEDIELSPDQIKIIDHDEDQMLINGYAGTGKSITLLYKFINTIIREGEPKRVLYISYNHTLIADTRKKLQGSEAYRVNKQRHYVDVTTYHEMAYKLLKDLGVIDKKKNSKLTQDEIIRNESLALVRIGSVLNKYKTEGNKEFDSVPKDEKLYSTHNEYFVRDEIKWMKENGFITKEEYLEVERKGRSRSIRLTKKQRNTIFKIFVEYTRMLKEQFYNHMDLEDYALELLNNNRWIDNNYKYDYVFVDEVQDLQPMQIKSLVMLTKKSLIISGDPRQTIHRRSPYSYEKLGININEKGRSRTLNKNYRCSAQIMRLANSLNFDNGDHKLDKRNFVRDGDKPIIVSCKNSESEIEYVIQKIKEIHLNNPNETVAIIHREESGLSIKCSENLNKLKRHFMYVADTKNYGAKFDPNSKKQIFYASAYDIKGLEFDHTFLIQFDDENYPKKSRIQELLKNEDIDESMIKDDIDEIKNIEKKLLYVAMTRAKKNLYITYSDNISEFANDFDKQDYNIITY
- a CDS encoding ribbon-helix-helix domain-containing protein translates to MRTSLTIPKELKCKLEILAKHEKRSVNNLIVYALDKYVEGELNCTYSNKK